The following nucleotide sequence is from Acinonyx jubatus isolate Ajub_Pintada_27869175 chromosome E3, VMU_Ajub_asm_v1.0, whole genome shotgun sequence.
CAGGGTAGAGACCTGAGCTGGGCCACATAATATCTTCCTGCCTTAGTTCTAAGAGATCATACCCACCTGGCCAGttcctgggggtggtggtgagatTTAAGTGAGGTCTCCCGACCGCCCTCTGAGGAGTGAAAAGCCCCTGCAGATGCTCAGGTCTTGCAGTGTGGTGGTAGATTTTTCATGGAAGAACACTGCCAGCTAAGTGGTGAGCCTGGAGGAAGCTGGCTTTGTTGCATTTGCctggcagagatggagggaagtACAGTGGGTAGAGAGCAGAGACCGAGAACCATCTCAGGCATTGCAGAAACCTCTCAGTGTAGTAAAAATTGCTATTGTGCCAAAATTTTTACCAGTTCCTGTGCCCTTAACACACCTAGTCCATGGGAGTAAGCTGTGCAGATTCTGTATTCCTAAGTATCTGTTGAGCTCCTTCGGTGTCTCAGACACATGGCAATAAGCACTCAGGATGTGGCATTAATGAGGTAGACCCTGTTCCTGCTCCCGTGACAGGACTTTTCCTTTGCGCCCAGCTGAAGAGACAGGTGCTAGAGAAGatcagggaggaaaagaaagctaaTTCAAGGCAATTCTCATGCCATGCCTCATTTTCTGAGTGCAGCTGGGAGCACTCTGAGACCATGTGAGGCCAACAGGGAGAGAGCATCTCTTGCTCAAGTGTTACACTTTTTCAGAAACAGAATAAGAGTTTCTTGTGGATGGATGTGTACTTAACAAGAAAGCATGCTTGGTAAGCCAGTCCCAGCCAGCCAGACATGAGCCAGAGAGGGCGAAGGGGTAGCAGCATTTTCAAGTGCAAGCAGGCATGGCAGctactctgctcctcccctgttttgTGACCATGCAGGAAAGCCTGGGTTTTGGGGGCCTGTGGTGCTCTTACATTTGCATCCTCACCACAGGGCCAGCGTTGGCATCTTTGGACATTTCTAACCATTGGAATTTCTACTTTCCTTTAGGAATCCTCTTCTAAGCCTGACAAAAAGGTTTCCGTCCCATCAGGTCAGATTGGTGGCCCCCTGGGTTTGCCTTCAGAACACGCGGGAGGAGGCCTGAGCATTGGGGCCACAAACAGGGAGCTCTCATCCCAGGCATCTGGCAGCCTTGCTAATCCTGCTCCTATCAACCTTGAGGACTCCTTGGATGGAGACTTGATCCGTAATTCAGCCTCATTGGAGGTTGTGTCCAAGGAACTGGCTGTGCTGAATAGCAGAGCAAGTGGGAGCTCTGAGTTCACATTGCCTGCCCCCTCGAAAGCACCCGCAGAGAAGATCGTAGGCGCCGTATGTACAGACGAGAAGAGGAACTTTCCGAAGCCCAACCCTTCCGCCCCATCGCCTTCTAGTTCTCTGCAGTCTCCCCTCAATTTTCTAGCTGAACAGGCTTTGGCACTGGGGCAGTCCTCTCAGGAGAAAAAACCGGAGAGTTCTGGCTACAAAGAGCTGTCCTGTCAGGCTGCGCTCAGCAAGGGCCTGCCGGAAGCACACCAGTCCAAAGCAAAGCACCACGGCTTGCCACGGACGTCTCACACACCCCAGGCGGCAGCTCCTGTGCCCGGCCCCCAGGTGAAAGTGTTTCACGCGGGTGCTCAACAGCAGAAGAGCTTCACCCCCCCAGCTCCTTTTGTCAATAAGCTCCAGGGCCCAAAGCCTTCCTCCCCACAGTGCCATCGTTCCCTCCTCCAGCTTGTGAAGACAGCAACCAAAGGCCAGAGCTTCCATCCCTCCACGCCGGCCTCGTCAGGAGGCCCCCCGGTCTCCAGCAGCACCTCTCATAAGACCCCAGCCTCATCCTCCACTGCCCCGAGCCATCCAGCAAAACAGCACTCCGCTGGCTCTTCAGGGCCGGCTTACAAGAATAGTCCCTTTGCCAGCTCTGTCTCTAAACATGGGGTTTCTTCTGGCAGCAGCTCTTCCTCTGGAGGAACACCAGTCCAGACCTCTACTTCCGGGAACCTGCTCCCCGGCGTACAGCCTCCCTCCACAGGACAGTCTGCCAGCAGACCCGTCCCAGCCTCTGCAGTGAAAAAACCACCCGTTTCCCAAAAGCTGACCCTGGTGGCCCCTCCGGGTGGTCCAAATGGAGACTCCAGTGGTGGGACCCAGGGAGTGGCAAAGCTACTGACCTCCTCCCTGAAGTCCAGCGCAGTTAGCAGCATGACATCGTCTACCTCCTTGCCAGTGAGTGTCCTGGCACAGCAGTCCGCCCCTCGTGGGTCTTGTGGACAGGGCCGCTTGCCTTGCCCTGGTCGGAGAGAGAGATCCGACACTGAAGGTCAGGTAGGAATAGTGAGCCCGGAAACTGGAAGGAGGCCTGGGCTTCCTGTTTGTAGGTTTTTGCTTTTCTAGTGGTAGGAATCCCGGGAGAGCTGGAAACTTCTCCTGAGGATGAGCAGAGGGAAAGGACTGGTTTGCCAGAGGTGCTATGATCCTGGGTGGCACAGAATGAGCCACAAAACTCCTTTCACATTTCATAGCCTCCTAtttgtctatctctcaaaacaagtaaatgaaaatggCGTCATCACTCAGCTCATCAGTTTTGTGGAGATGTTCATGCCCCAGGAAATCAGTAACTTGTAAGAGTGATTCCCTTTTGGTTGGATTTTAAAGGACTCTGCAGGTCAGATAAAGGCAGTTTGACAGAGTCCAATGGTTGATGAGGCTTGCCGGTAGGTAATTACAGGAAGTTTGGATGCAGGCTGGGGAAATGAGAGAGcaattgttttcatgtttccaACATAGAAAATGACTCTGTTGTTacaaagacaaaactatagaaaggtATGTACAGCAGGATCTCACCTACCTCTACCCTGGCACCACCCCTGCAAGGTAGCTGTGTTCCTTAGTTTCCAGGGTTTTCCCATCTCTTTATAAAGACAAAGGTcaaaacatacaaatatgtatgtgtgtgtatgtttaatgTACATAAATACGAACACACTGGTGTTTGTGTGTACCTACATCTGTGGATGTTTGGGTAAGATGGTCTTCCTTTCTTACACAAAGGAGTAATTTAtacttggttttttaaattttttttttttaacgtttatttttgagacatagagcatgagtgggggagggtcagagagagagagggagacacagaatccgaaacaggctccaggctctgcattgtcagcacagagcccaatgcggggctcgaactcacaaactgtgagatcatgacctgagccgaagtcggacgcttaaccgactgagccacccaggcacccctatacttggttttttaaatgaacatggtCCTGGGAGCCATTCCAtgccagttttttattttttttaatttatttttgagagagactgagtacgagtgggggaggggcagagagaggggaggacacaacccagagcaggctccaggctctgagctgtcagcactgagcctcatgtggggctcgaacccacgaatcgcgagatcatgacccgagccgaagtcgtacgcttcaccgactgagccacccaggtgctcctctccgTGCCAGTTTAGAGTccatcctctttcttcctttgaggGCAGCAGTGCAGGGGCTGCCGTCACAAGGGGTGGTGTACAAGCGGGTCCCTGCCCTGCACGTCCATCCCCAGCTTTGGTTTGTGAGTGAGCTTTGAACAGTGCTGGTACTCTGACCGTGCTGTGTTTCCTCCCCAGAAAGGAACGAGTGGGGCTGTGCTGCTGGCCAGCTCCTCGCCCTTAAATCTGCTGTCTGCGTCCTACAAGTCTGGCAGCCCGAAGCTGCCTGGAGCCATGAACTCCAACTCCCTAGGGATCATCTCCCAGTTTCCTCTCCATGTGGTATCCTTCAGCGCCGAGTCCTCTGCCAAAGCAGGGGTTTCCAAGGATGCCATCGTCACGGGTCCTGCCCCTGGGACGTTCCATCACGGCCTCAACCATAGTAAGTGCTTCTCTCCTTGTCTCCTTGTGCTGGATGGACAGAAGGTTCCCCACTGCCTGTGCTGATTGATGAGTTCTGTTGTTGTGTGCTGGGTTCCTGTGTTTGTCTGGTGTGTGACCCTGGGCCGCGTTCCTGGGAACCGtgctgagccccctcccccttgGGGTTCTGACCCAGAACCAGTCCAGGAGGTTGTCTGGGCTCTCGACCACTGAAGCATCTTTTCTGTTCCTGTCTtcaatgtgtgtgttttgttcttttctcccctcctgtTTTCTCTCAGGTCTCCTGGCTGGCTTGCACTCCAGCCCGCCCCGTGCAGCGCCTCTCCCACACGCTGCCGTGTCCACTCACGTCCCGCAGAGTCTGCCAGGTAATTGCCAGGTGGTCAGCGTGCCACACGCACCACGCGGCATTCTGCTCTCCACTCGTTCAGATGCCTTGTCTGCTGCCAGGGAGTTCAGTGTCTTCTACTCGTTGTCACTGTGTTGTCCTGGTTTGTCCTTGAAGGCTCTGGCTCTTTGGGGACTCCAAGAGATCGACATAGGCTTCCACTTTGGAATTTCCCCTCATTCCCCACTTGGGATTGCCACTGGGTCGGCCTTACCCTGTGTGCTCACAGGGGAGGCAGTGATGGCCTGTATTCAAAGCAGGGGAATTCCCTTAGCGAAACTTGGTGTTTACATTGGTGCTCATTTCCAAGGGTTAATTGGGGAACTGAAAAGTGTTCAATTAAGTTGCTATACCTTCCAGGTGCTGCAGCTAACAGAAAGCTCTCAAGgctttatttgcttgtttgtttagagagagggagggagggagagtgtaaGGGTGAGAAAGTcacctgggggaagggcagagagagagggacagagagaatcccaagcaggctctttgctgtcagcatggaaccagatgcggggcttgatcccatgaaccctgagatcatgacctgagctgaaatcaggcaTCAGAGGCTtaatggggtgcctaggtggctcagtcagttacgcatctccCTttttggttttggcccaggtcatgatctcatggttagtgagtttgagccccgcatcaggctctgtgatgatggtgtggaacctgcttcagattctctctgtccacttctgcccctccccaacttgggcttgctcgctcactcgctctcaaaaataaataaaaaaaaattagagttggacccttaactgactgagccacccaggcaccgtaaAAAGTGCTTAAAGCTTTATGTGAAAGGGAGAGCCCAATGGTGAGGTTTTAGGATGGACCCTTTTACCTGTGCTGCCACATAGTATGCCCAAGGGAGCAGCCTTCGGTTGAGTTCAGGGGTGAAAGCAGACATTCAGGAACACAGCTGGGcagtgttccttttcttttcctgcttttcatcTCCATAGAGCAGTGGTTTTCAGAAAAGGGTGTGGTATTGCTGTGAGAAGGCAGCTGGAACCTGATTCTTGAGTACACCTCATGGGACCCTGGTGCGCAGGCTCACCAGGTCTTGGTTTTGGCTTCCTGCTCTTACTACGCTAGACCTGCTCCAGAGGGGACCAGTGAGGCTGCACTGGTCAGGCGAGAGCCATTCTGCAGGATGCTGAGGCTGGGGTAGCCCTGGTGTGCGGGTACCGGGGTGGGAGTTAGGGAGCTGCCTGGCTGGGCATGCCTGTGGCCTGATGTTTCTGAGTGTAAGCTCCTCCATGTTTGCTGTGGGTCCCTGACCCCCTGGCCCGAGGCTGACATATTCCTAGTGAATGCTGGAGGCCTTTTGCCTGTAAGAATGGATTGAAGATTTGTAAGGTGGAGATTTTGCTTCTTTAGAGAAAAGAACTGAAGGGCTAAGCCTGTGTGAACAAGGGCTCTGTTTTCCTCTAGGGAAGCGGTAGCTGCAGGGGACTCACCTCACAAACAGGTGGCTGCTACTGTAGCTAAGAGGGTAATGCGGGGTCACAGAACCACCTAGGCAAGACCTAGGTTTGAAAGATAGTCCTGCCTCTGCTTGCTTTCAGGAACTGTCAcactttgaaacaaagaaaataatttaagagcCATTGGAAACATGACTGTTGGCCTGTGGTATTTttagtgccaaaaaaaaaaaaaaaaaaaggaaagtgcttTTTTGTaccatttctccatttctgtctcctttaCACCTTCTTCAGGTTGGAGGATTCCATTGAGTGGTTGTAAATGGAAAGCTGTGTGACTGCGTCTGCTTTTTGCTCTCTTTCCCGTGCAGACTCAGAACGCTAGCTTCTTAGCACCTTGAGCTGGTTTCGTAGGACCTGAGGATTCTGATGGTGAGAGAGTCTCATAGCTGTTTGAGTGCAGCACGGTCTTGGGACCTCACACAGAGCCTAGCCCGCCAGGGGACTTTGGTGGCGGCCGAGAACACACGCACTCCCGTGGCAGGCATGCGTCGGGCCCCTGCCTTCTGGTGCTCCGAGTGCCGTGCACACTGCAGGCTACTGCAAGCAGCAGTGCACTCAGCCTCCATCAGGGGTGTTTGGGTTCGTCTGAGCCTTGGAACTCAGCTTTCAGGGGCTTTTGCTAGTTAAGTGATCCCCTTGAATTTTTGTTACTGCTGCCTTAAAGGAATCCGAGATCCTGAAAGACTTgtgttgtttttgcttatttttttccagatgctTCTCAGCTTCATGGAAAAGGGCCTGGTGTACCACGGAAATTGTGACCTCTTCAGAGGAAAGGCCCGACTCACTTAGGTCTGGGTGGAAGCTGACCAAGTAGGTCTCAGAAACTGGATAATCACTATGCTCTTTCTGCCAATTGGTTTCCTTCTGGCGAAGGTGTGAGTGCTGAGTGGAGCATCTCTTGGCACTGTGATGTGCCTTCAGTGAGGGGAGCAACCCTGGGCTTCTCTGTGGAGGCACTGACTGGCCTGGTGCCCCGGGCCCCGTGGCTCTGTCATGGACAATCGTTGGAGGGGCAGCTCTGGGCTGTGGCGCGTGGTGGGTCTTGTACGAAGCTGTGGTGTCAGGGCAGAGCAGGGCGCACCTGTTTGAAACCTGCCTGACCCCCTGGCATTTGGTCAGAGTACCTCCTGGTGCCCTACTGATCAGGGACCCCTGGCCACAGTGGGATCCCCGATGGTCATGGTGTCCGTCCCATCCTCAGGCTGTGTGCTCAACAGGACAAAAACCCAGGCTGACACACAGCTGGGAGACTTACcttgtctttttgaaaaatactcaGAACACCTAACGTGTGCTCATTGTGTTGGGGCCAGCTTCTCTGCTGAACATGACAATGAAGCTCTTTCAGAGAAAAGACTTTTGTAGATTCAACAGTTGTGACAGGATTTTTAAAGACACTTATTTTGGTCCAGATTTCATCATTACCATTAATGCATTGGATAGAATGCATGTCATATTATAGTAAGACATAATTCCAGTGCCTTTATGGTGGAGCAGAATTAGACACACGTCCATTCGGCCTTCTGAGTGGATTTCAGatgaagacttttttaaaagatatgtctGTATTTAAGACATAGCCAGTTTGAGTTTTTTACAGTTGCACATCCTAATCTGCCATCCTGACTTGAAGGTCATCTGGGCCCCCAGACCCCAGGTCCCAGTATAGCCAGGGCCCccgttttgttttttcagagttCATTCAGGTGGACTGAAGAGCCCCAAAGCCCTTCATCTCTGAGGGCCAAGGATATGAGGGGCTCCAAGTCAAAGACATTccagtttgttttatttagaaacCATTCTCAGGCAGAGCTGCAGGAACAGGCCCCTGTGAAGCATCTGCCATGTAGAAACAGGCCTTGACGTCCTGGGGCTCTCCGGGCAGCAGGGCTGTGCGCTGACGAGCTGGGAGAGCGCGCCGGAGACAGGCCAGGACAGCTGCCCTGGAGCGCATTCAGCCAGCGGCTGCTTCACACGGATGTTTAGGGCACTTGCCTGTCCTGTGGAGTGTGTCCCACAAGGCCTATCTGAACTGACTGCTTCAGCTAAGTGATTGCAAATATGTTAAGAGTCAACAGCCTCCTCAGAATGTACACCTGTGTGGAGACACAGGCAGCTCTCTTGGTTCCTGCCTTCCAGGGTACAGTGCTCAGTAACTCACAGTTATGCAGAGGTTTGCCTTGTTTCCAGCGGGGCAAGACCTCACTCAGTTATCCGGCTAggcctctgctttttttttttgtaagaaccAACATGTGTTTCACATCTGGCTAAAGTGGATAAGTGGATTCTTTATCCCttcgttatatatatatatatatatattttttttttttttgcaacttggGTTTCCAGTTTGTTTACAGAGTAGTCTTAGGTAGTAGCAAAAGAGCCAAAGAAGAGATTTGTATTGCTGAGCTCAGAGCCGTGCAGAGGCCTTCCGTGAACACTGAGCAGTGGGAACTCTCCAGGCTTCTCCGCCCAAGAACACCCAAGGTCCCTTCCCTGCAGCGCTCGCACCCTCCTCCCCATGTACCATTGAGTGTGCAGCTGGAGCTGAATACCCTCATTTTTAGGAATCTAGTGATGCCTCTTGCCTCAGGGAAACGTTTCTTTGATGGGGAGTttatgagatttctttttcttctttatgctttatTTGTGGTAATGAAAGAGTGAATGACCTAAACAGCCATGGCTGGGCAGACGGGCTGGCAGAGCGGGCTCCCCGGGGTCTGGGGCTGCGGCGCTGCGGGGCTTTCCTTGGAGCAGCCGTTCCTTAGGTGTGAGAGGGGCTGTGGCTTTTGTGCGGCGCGACGATGTTGGTGTTGGGGGGTGGTGTGAAAATTGTTAATCTTGTATAAAGCAACTCAATAAATTGTTTCAAGGTTTCCAAAACatcatttctccttctttttaccATATTTGAGCCAATTTTTCCTCCCCTAGGAGCTGGTATATGTGGAATATCCCTTTTGGCCAGAAGCCAAGAGGAGCAGGGGAAATAACTAAGCTTCGCATGCAAAAGAAGAAACGCCATGAAGTTAgaatcaagccacccaggtgtttaTTTTGCACTAGAAATAGAATCCCTAATCCCATTTTCTTCCATAATACGTGAGATAACACAGAACATAAGATTCATCTGGTGAAAAATCAAATGTGTAGCATACCCAAATACCAGTGAGCTAACACACAAGACTTGTAAGGCACTGAAACTAAGGCTAACAGCAACACAGTccatcatgaaaatattttgagaaccaCAACACATTTTCTGATGGTGGACAGTCTGGCTGACAGTTAACCTTCACTCTAGCACCGAAGGCCATACACTGTTCTGGTTTCTTTGCGCCTCTTCTGGCACAGAGCCCAGATCTGTCACCAGGAGGCTTCTGACAGAAAGTGGGCTCTCAGCCACAATCCTGGGGGGGCCATGAGTGCAGGTTGGCAGCCCTGAGGGGCCCAGTCCGTTGGTATACCTACACGTGTGTGGAAGGGAGGCCTTTCTGCCCTGGGTCGCCTCCACGTGGGGTGTGAAGGCCGGAGCGTGGAGTGGCTCGTCCGCCTCGGTCGTCATGGCTTTAGTTTTTTGGGTCGTTTCCAGGTGTCACACGAAGAGTCTGTTGATGGAAATGTGTGGGAAAAGGGACAGAAGAGGGGCACTGTGGTTGTCTGATCATCAGAGGATGAAGCGGGTCCCTCACCCAGGGTGAATGACCATGAGACGGGCTTGGGTGATGGGCTCAGCTCTGCACAGGTTCAGAGCCCGCACAGGGCCACGGAGGAGAAGACCCAGCGGTTCTGGGTGGGAGCCAGCCGGCCAGCTGGCTGCTTCCAAGAAGGTGGAGGGCCGGGCTGGGCCTACTTCTGCCCGGACACCAGGACGGCCAGCTCCTGGATGGACATATCCTTGTTGACGTAGCGCTCGTACTGAGCCGGGGTCAGCCGTCCTTTCTGCAGCGCCTCTTCAATGGAGAACTTCCTGCCAGACTTCCTGTCGTGGATCACGGAGGACTCCCCGCTGGGACCCTTCACCGAGATTTCCTCCCAGTCACACTCCTGGCTCCTGAGTTTCACGAACATGTTCCAGTCGATGAGGCCGGCCCGATGGGCTTCCTCTGGGGACAGCTCCCGGCCCGTGTCGGGGTCGATGACCACGATGGAGCGCCGCAGGtggttctctctctgctccctcttgACCGCCACGGAGCCCAGGCGCTTCTGCAGCTCGTCGATCTCCAGGTCTTTGTCTTTGGAGAGCCTCTTGAGGTCGTCCAGCTCTCTCTCCAGGGACCACAGCCTGGAGTCCAGGTTCGTCCCCGAGTCCGCCGTGCTGGTGGTTCTCAGGTCTCGGGTTTCTGTTGCTGCCATTTCCATTTCTGACTGGAGCCTCCGGGTCTCGAGCTGCAGGCTCTGCCGCTCCAGCTGCAGCCTGTGGTTTTCCTCCCTGAGGAAGTCCAGCTCCTTGGACGACTTGGAGTTACAGAACTCCAGCTCCGACAGCTTGGCTTCCAGCCGACTCACTTCTGCATCCAGTTCCCTCTTGCTCCGGCTCTCCTCCTCCAGGCTGCTCCTGAGCTTCTGGATCTCTTGTTCAGTGTCGCCCTTCTCCACCTGGACGCTTTCAGAGAAGACCACCTTCTCCTTGACCTCCATCTTCTCCAGGTTGACGAGCTGCTGCTTCAGGGTCTCGAGCTCACTCTCCAGGACCTGCCGCCGGTGCCTTTCTTCCTCCAGCTGGACTTTGAGCAGAGAGTGCTCCCGGGCCTGCTGCGGGTCCTGCTGCAGCACCACCTTCTGCTTGAGGGTCACCTTCTCCCGGGCCTccgcctcctccttctccaggtCGGCCAGCCGCTGCTTCAGGCGCTGCACCTCCAGCTCGGCCTCCCTGCGCGCCTGCCGCTCGCGGTCCAGCTCCTCGAGCTGGCGCTCCAGCTCTGCGCGCCGGCGCTGCAGCCGCCGCAGCTCCCCACGGAGGCTGTCGATCTGCCGCAGCTCCACCTCGATGCTCTCGGTGAAGGCGTTCACCTCGGCGCGCAGGCTGGGCTCCTCCTCGTACCTGACCACCTCCTGCTGGACCACCTTTTCCTTCACCTGGGACagctcctcctctttctgcctgaTCTTCTCCTCCTGGGAGGCTCGCTCTCTTTGCAGATCCACTTGCTTCTTCTGTTCCTCTGAGAGCCTGGCCCGCAGAGACTCCACTTCCTCCTTGGTTTGGGGGTCTTCCTGGAACTGGAGGATCTCCTGGACCACCTCCTTGGTCTGCACCTGGGGTTTGGTGTCTTTCAGGGACTGGATCTCTTGCTTTAACTGGTAGATTTCTAAGTCGCACCTTTCAATAAGTCTCGTCTTGTCCACGATCTCCTCCCGGAGCCTCCGGAGCTCTTTCTCCATCTCGGGGTCAGTCTTGTACTTGATGACTTCCTTGGTCACCTCTTTGACCTCTACCTGGGGGCCCCTCCTCCTGAGCGCCTCCAGCTCACTCTGGTAGCTCTTCAGCTGCTCCTCGGCCCCCCGGTACTTGCGTTCCTGCTCCACGAGCTCCAGGCGGAGGTTGGccacttccctctctgcctcGGGGTCTGGCCGGACAATCTCCCGCACTTTCTCCTGTACCAGCACTCGGGCATTTTCCTCCTCCAGGGCCCAAATCTTGCGAAGCAGCTCAGTCTTCTCCCTCTGGTTGGTGCGAGCCTTGGCAGCCTCGTCCTCACACTGGCGCTTGAGGTCACCGACCTCCCTCTCGGTCGCCACATCCCTTTCCACCTTGAGCACCTCCTTCACTGTGATCTTCCCCTCTGCCATGGCCCGCTCCTTCTCCAGCCTCTTCAGCTTGTCCTGGAGGAAGCTCAGCTCCTCTTCGTGCTCCTCCCTGCGCTTGCCCTCCCGCTGCCGGGCCTCCTGCAGCTGCCGGTACTCTGCCTCCAGCTGGGGGTCGTTCTGCAGTTTCACCACCTCCTTCTCGGTGACCCTCTCCTGGGCCCGCTCCTTCTCCTCGGCCAGGGCCGCGATGCGCTGCTGCAGGAGGGCTGCCTCTGCTTCCCGGGTGCCCTTCTGCCGCCTcagctcctccagctcctccctcAGCTTCAGGACCTCGTCCGCCTGGGCTCGGTCCGGCTCGATGCGCAGGACCTCCTTGACCACGTACTCCTGCCCCCCGTCCCTGGTCTCCTGCTCCAGGGCacgcagccgcagccgcagccccTCCAGCTCCTCCTGCAGCAGCTGGTTCTTGTGCCGCTCCTCCACCAGGGTCCGCTGCATCTGCTGGAAGCTCTCCTCGAGTGCGGGGTCGGGCACCTTCTTCAGCACTTCCTTCTGTACCACCGCTTCCTGCGGGCTCCGATTCTGCAGGGTCTGGATCTCCTCCTGTGCGCTCTTAACCTCCTTCTCCAGCTGCTGCCTCCTCTCagtctcctcctccagctccttctgTACCTTCCACGTCTCCTCCACCGCGGAGCCCGGGGTGCTACCTTGCGGGGTCTCGTGGCTCGCTCCCACCTCCGGCTGCTGAGAAGGAGAAGACAGTGCATGGTTAATGCGCGGCCTGGCCTGTTCCCACCTGGTCGGAGCGCACCTCAGCCCCCCATGGAAAGGTCAGACCCTGTGACGCCCGAGGCTCCCTCGGTGTCGAGTTCACTGAGTTCCTGGGTTACTTTAGAAGATGGTGAAACAAATAGTTTAGGTTTTTTGAACAGTAAAGTAGTTGACGACCATGGCAGAGCATCCTACCTCCGGTCCTGTTCCCAGAGGCTGTCGTCTTTGAGACGTACATTTTGAGTGCATGccacatgtttctttttctgcagAAGCGGTCGTCCCCTGTTCTGCACCCTGCTTGGTGCACTCAGTACAGACAGAGGCTTCCACGGTGGCCCTGCTTCATTTTCCACTGTATGGACGGACAGACGTGGGCTTCTGAAAACAAGCTACCTGCCCTAGGGACCCAGCAAATATTTGCTGGATGGAATATGTGCTGCTTTCGTGCTCACAGAAGCGCTGGCTGGGCCACTACCTGCGCTGGTGCCGTCCGATAGCCAGGGACACTGCCACCAGCTCACGGACTGTTTTGTGGGAGCAGAACGAGCCTGATTTCTTACCTGCTGGAATAGTGGGAAGTAGAATGTCTGACCTGTAGGAGATCCATTACCTGTCTCAGGAGACTCAGGGCAAACTCCAGATTGTGAAGCCTCTGTCTGTTGATGGCGTTAACTTCAGTGAACTTGGCAGCAAGAGCCGCTTCCTACGGGAGAGCAGTCAGCAAACAGGAGTCAACAGGCTGAGCAGCAGCGAGGTGGACCGTGTTTGAAAAGTCTGGCATTTAGGGATAGAGGGTAGCTTCTGGTCTCTTGCTACCTGGAATTGAACTATAGTCTCAGCTGCTGGAGGAACTGGATTTAGAGCATGAAGGCGAAAGTCTGCATGACCCTGAGCAGGTCTTCCTCTCGGAGCCTTCACTTACTCATACGCGGAAGGAAGTAACCCCAGCTCTCCACGTGTACTTACTTAGGAGGAGTCCTGTGGGAGCCTCCCAGATCCCTGCAGCAGGCTGTCTTTCCAGGTATATCCACATCACTGCCTGAGAACAAGTCTACCATCTGTTCTTAACCAAACCTCTCTTACCTTATCGAGCACCCAGGAGGGCTCTCGGCCCCGTTTCCCTGTTGGGGTGCATCTCAGAGGCCTGTGTGCCGT
It contains:
- the PPL gene encoding periplakin isoform X2, whose translation is MNSLFRKRNKGKYSPTVQTRSISNKELSDLIEQLQKNADQVEKNIVDTEAKMQSDLARLQEGRQPEHRDTTLQKVSDSEKLLYVLEADAAIAKHMKHPQGDMIAEDIRQLKERVTNLRGKHKQIYNLVVKEVDPQVNWAALVDEKLDKLSSQNFGTDLPLVDHQVEHHNIFHNEVKAIGPHLAKDGGKENSDLQAKYQKLLAASQARQQHLSTLRDYMQRCTNELYWLDQQAKGRMQYDWSDRNLDYPSRRRQYENFINRNLEAKEERINKLHSEGDQLLAAEHPGRNSIEAHMEAVHADWKEYLNLLICEESHLKYMEDYHQFHRDVKAAQELLCKVDSDLNQKYSPDFKDQYQIELLLRELDDQEKALDKYEHVVRGLQKRGQQVVPLKYRRETPLKPIPVEALCDFESDQGLISRGYSYTLQSNNGESWDLTDSTGNKLTAPAVCFVIPPTDPEALALAESLGSQYRSVRQKAARSRNALQQRHEVLKAESPGDASDQQGRHLLAGLDKVARDLDRQEKAITGILRPPLEQGRAVQDSAERAKDLKNITNELLRIEPEKARSTAECQDFMQALPGSGSVPLLRTRVDDTNRKYERLVQLLDLAQEKVDVANRLEMSLRQGWEALAEYETRLTQDDTVPEGGRALDSKRQELVALASELQAQESLLGDVEQNLQAAKRCSSSLASRFQEHCPDLERQEAEAHRLAQRSDNLRQQVELRAQSLQNARAAYDDYRSGYDHMLQFLSHIPSYEPQETDTLSQMETKLKNQKNLLDEIARREEEVQKVCTSSQQYQQAVKDYELEAEKLRSLLDLENGRSSHVTKRARLQSPAAKVREEEAALAAKFTEVNAINRQRLHNLEFALSLLRQQPEVGASHETPQGSTPGSAVEETWKVQKELEEETERRQQLEKEVKSAQEEIQTLQNRSPQEAVVQKEVLKKVPDPALEESFQQMQRTLVEERHKNQLLQEELEGLRLRLRALEQETRDGGQEYVVKEVLRIEPDRAQADEVLKLREELEELRRQKGTREAEAALLQQRIAALAEEKERAQERVTEKEVVKLQNDPQLEAEYRQLQEARQREGKRREEHEEELSFLQDKLKRLEKERAMAEGKITVKEVLKVERDVATEREVGDLKRQCEDEAAKARTNQREKTELLRKIWALEEENARVLVQEKVREIVRPDPEAEREVANLRLELVEQERKYRGAEEQLKSYQSELEALRRRGPQVEVKEVTKEVIKYKTDPEMEKELRRLREEIVDKTRLIERCDLEIYQLKQEIQSLKDTKPQVQTKEVVQEILQFQEDPQTKEEVESLRARLSEEQKKQVDLQRERASQEEKIRQKEEELSQVKEKVVQQEVVRYEEEPSLRAEVNAFTESIEVELRQIDSLRGELRRLQRRRAELERQLEELDRERQARREAELEVQRLKQRLADLEKEEAEAREKVTLKQKVVLQQDPQQAREHSLLKVQLEEERHRRQVLESELETLKQQLVNLEKMEVKEKVVFSESVQVEKGDTEQEIQKLRSSLEEESRSKRELDAEVSRLEAKLSELEFCNSKSSKELDFLREENHRLQLERQSLQLETRRLQSEMEMAATETRDLRTTSTADSGTNLDSRLWSLERELDDLKRLSKDKDLEIDELQKRLGSVAVKREQRENHLRRSIVVIDPDTGRELSPEEAHRAGLIDWNMFVKLRSQECDWEEISVKGPSGESSVIHDRKSGRKFSIEEALQKGRLTPAQYERYVNKDMSIQELAVLVSGQK